The sequence TGAACATGTTCTGCAGCGCAGGGGTGGCGATCGTGGCGATCGCGACCACCAGCGCGGCGGTCATCACCGTCACCATCACCCAGCCGGGCACGTCGCCGCGGTCGCCGCGCCCACGCGCCGAGCCCGTGCCGGACGAAGGCCGCCGGTCCCACCAATGCCCACGGTCCCACCATGCGAGGTACCCGACGACCAGTGCCGTCGTGATGCGTGCCATCTCGTCCTCCCAGTTCGGCGAAACCTCCGGTCGTGGACGGCGGACGCCGCCCGCGACCAAGGGCCGCCAGCCGATCCCGAACCCCCTGGCCCCCCTCGAACCCGCGGGTCCCCACCCGCGGCGGCGCCCCCTCGGCACCGCTCACCCCGACCGCGCCGCGCACCGGCGCGATCAGGGAGTCCTTACTGCGCGAAGAACGTGAAGCTCACCAGCGCCGGGTAGAAGGCGAAGATCACCGTCGTCGGCAGTACCAGGAAGACGACGGGCACCATCATCGCGATCTCCTTGCGGCCGCCGGACTCCAGAAGCTGGCGCCGGCCGGCCTCCCGGACGTCGACGGCCTGCGCGCGCAACACGTCGGCCAGCGGTGTGCCGCGCTCGATCGCGACGGCCATGCCGTCGACGAACCGGGCCAGCGAGCCGAGCGTGGTCCGCGTCGCGATCCCCTCCAGGGCCTGCACGAGCGTGGCGCCGGCGCGGGCGTCGGCGAGCGCGAGCCGCAGCTCGTAGCCAAGCTCGCCGTGGGTCAGCCGGGCGACCCGCTCCAGCGCGCCGACCGGCGACTCCCCGGCCGTGACGGCGAGCGCGAGCAGCTCGGCGATCGTCGGGAACTCCATCAGCATCCGGTCCTCGCGGGCCCGGATCGCCCTGGTCAGCCACCATTCCCGGCCGACGACGCCACCGGCGACACCCGCGACGATCAGCGCGACCCCGACGACCGGCGGCGGACCGACCCCGATGACCGCTCGCGGCACCAGCAGCACCGCGCCGACCAGCCCACCGGCGACGGCGAGGATCACCTGCTGGGTACGGAACTCCTCGACCGAGGTCCGCCCGCCGGCCTGGGTCAGCCGCCGGACCAGGCCGGCGCGCCCGCCCAGGAACCGGTCGAGGCGACGGGCCGCGTCCTCCAGGAACGGCCGGGCGAGCGCCTCGACCGCCGCCAGCGGTGTCGGCGCGACCCGGGCCGACCGGCGGGCCGCGTGGGCCGCGCTGTCGTCGAGCAGCCGGGACGGCGCCGGGGTGTCCCGCAGGTAGGGCTCGATCCGGTCCGCGTACCGAATCCGGCGGGCACGTGGCGACCGGATCGCGACGATCACCAGCCCGATGCCGGCCACCAGCCCGAGCAGCGCCCCGGTGGCGGCGAGGCTCATCGAACTCTCATGGGCGCAGCACCCGCCCTTCTTCAGGAAGTCGGCCAATGCGCTTCATCACGACGTAGGCGAACACTGACACGGCACCGCCTCCGACGAGCACCGCGACGCCGGTAGGGCTGTCGTAGGCGGACACGTTCTGGCCGCGGGTGGCCAGCAGGAGCAGCACCACCCAGGGCGCGGCGAGGGCGAGGCGCGCGGCGTTGACGGTCCAGCTCTGCCGGGTCTCCAGCTCGGCCCGGGTGCGGGCGTCCTCGCGCAGGAACGTCGACAGGGTGCGCAGCAGCCGGCCGAGGTCGGTGCCACCGACCTCCCTGGCCAGCCGCAGCGACTCGATGATCCGGTCGGCCACCGGATCGGCGAGCTCGTCCGCGAGCTTGTCCAGGCAGGAGCTGAACGAGCCGCTGGCCCGGTACTCCTCGCCGAACCGGGTGAACGCCCCGCGCAGCGGCGCCGGGCCACGCTGGCCGACGGCGGCGAGGCCTTCGGGCAGCGACATGCCCGCACGCACGGCACTCGCCAGGTTGTCGACGACGTCGGGCCACATCCCGCGCAGGTCCGCCATCCGGGCCCTACGACGGCGGGCGACCAGGGTTCGCGGCAGGAACGCGGCGAACACGAAGAACGCGAACCCGAGCGACCACGTCGCCGTGACGGCGAAGATGACGAACCCGACGACGACGCCGATGGCGACGCTCACCGCGACGAACTGGCCCGGGCCCAGGCCCCGCACCCCCGCCTGCGCGAGCAGCTCGGTGGTGGACCGCCGCCAGCCGGGCTCCGCGGCGCTCCGTCGCCGCGGCGCCCTCGGCCCGACGATCAGAAACATCCCGAGCCCGAACAGCAGCCCCACGAAGATCCCCATCAGGCCTCCCCCACGGCCGGGGCGGCGCGCCTCATCGCTCCACCGCGATCTCCGGCCAGCCCCGGTCCGGCGGGGCCAGCAGCGCGGCGAGGTCGTAGCCGGCCCGGGCGAACCGGTCCGGGTGCGGCGGATAGCCCTCGGCGCGGACCAGCGTGTCGCCGTAGGACCGGAAGATCTGCGCGACCTCGACGACGTCGCCCTCGGCCCGGCCGGGCAGCGCGACGATCTCCGTCACCCGTCGGCGGCCGTGCGCGTCCTTGATCAGGTGAACGACGAGGTCCACGCTCGCGGCGACGGTCGGGACGACGAAGTTGTGACTGACGTTCTCGCCGGCGAGCAGCGGCAGTGTGCACAGCTTGGTGACGGCCTCCCGCGCCGAGTTGGCGTGCAGGCTGCACATCCCCGGCAGGCCCGAGTTCAGCGCGATCAGCAGGTCCAGGGCCTCCTCCTGGCGGACCTCGCCGACGAGCAGCCGGTCCGGGCGCATCCGCAACGCCTCCTTGATCAGGCGGCGGAGCCGGATCTCCCCGGTGCCCTCGAGGTTCGCCTGCCTGGTCTGCATGGCGACCCAGTCGGGTGCGCGCAGCCGCAGCTCGAAGACCTCCTCGCAGCTGATCACCCGTTCGCGGGCGGGGATCGCCGAGCCGAGGCAGTTGAGCATCGTGGTCTTCCCGGCCTGGGTGCCGCCGGCGATGATGATGTTCAGACCGGCGATGACCGACGCCTCCAGGAAGGCCGCGGCCGATGGCGGGAGCGTTCCCTTGGCCACCAGCTCGTCAAGGCTGGACGCCGAGAGGATGAACTTGCGGATGTTGACGGACCAGTGCAGGCGGGTCACGTCCGGGATGACGACGTGCAGCCGCGAGCCGTCCGGGAGCATCGCGTCCACGAACGGGGTCGAGAGGTCCACCCGGCGCCCGGAGGTCTTCAGCATCCGCTCGACCAGGTCCTGCACCTGGTCGCCGGTGAGGATCGTGGTGGTGAGCTCGCTGCGGCCATGACGGGCGATGAACACCCGGCCCGGCTCGTTGATCCAGATCTCCTCGACGGCCGGGTCGTCGAGGTGGCGCTGCAGCGGCCCGAAGCCGGCGACCGCGTCGTAGACCAGCCGGGCGACCAGCTCACGATCGACGATGGGCGGCAGGTCGCTGGTGAGCACGCGCTCCTCGTAGTCGCCGAGCACGTCGTCGACCAGCCGGCGCACCACGACCGGCTCCCGCGCCGGGTCGAGCGCCCGGCGCCGGACCAGCTCCCGGACCTCGTTCTCCACCAGAGACGCCGCGTCCGGCCAGCCGGCCGGCGCGCCGGCACCCAGGCCGCCTGCCGGGCCTGGGCCGGCGCCCAGCCCAGCCGGGTAAGGGCCACCCCGTACCGCCGCCACGAGAGTCCGCCGCTCCTCGTCCAGGCGCACGCAGCCACCCCCCGCACGACCGTGGCCGGAACCTGCCAACCCGGTATCGACACGAAGGGTAGAAAGCACGCCACATTCCGGCAACCCCGAAGGAAGGGGATGCACCGAACAACGTTCGCACAACCCCTCCGAGGGCTTGGTGGCGGGGTACGGTTATCCGGACACCCAGAGTGATTCGTGCATCGCTCCAGCAGTCAGAACGATGGCCTCCCGTGGCATAAAGCGGACACGGCGATCAAGCCGCAGGCCGGACCACCCGGAACGACAGGCTCAAACGTCCAGGTCCACCGGCCCGCACGGGGCGATTCCCGGGCCTTGTGCGCCCTTGCGGCCTGCCGGCACATCCCGCCCCGCAGGTGGGCAAGGCGGCCGGGCCCACGAAAGGGACCGACGGCGCCTTACCGGCGCAGAAACACCAGGTGCGGGCCGGCGCGCCCGCGCCACATCCACGCGCCTCACGAGTCCGCCACTCGGTCCGCGCTAATCTGCTGACGCTTCGCAACCTTCCACGTTCGGTCAGTCACGATCCGGTTCGGCGACGGACCTTCCCCCCACGTCCCCGCCCTGTCCGGGCCGCCGTGGCGTGCCTCCCGGGGGTCTCGAGTGTCTTCCCATGTCCATCCGCTGTCGGCTGCCGACCGCGTGCCGGCGAGCCTGGTCTCGACGGCTGTCCACGGCGTCCTGGCGGTCTCCGCGTGAACGGCGCGTCGGACGGCCATCCCGGCGACGAGGGCGGCGACCTCGCCCGCGGCACCGAGCCGGCCCGCGAGGCGAGTCTCGGCGAGGCGGTTCTCGGCGCGACGTCGGCCGCCGACGAGGCCGACAGGGCCGAAGAAGCCGACGGTCCAGGCTGGGCCGCCGGCGACCGGCCGGCCGAGGTCGCCGAGTCGGCCGTCGCCGACGCCGCGGCGGCGGCTGGCTGGGAGATCTTTCGCCGAGTGGCGATGAGCTGCCCGGTGCCGGTCTTCGCGACGGACGCCGTCGGCCGGCATGTCTTCGTCAATCCGCGCTGGAGTGAGCTGACCGGCGTCGATCCGGACGAGGCGCTCGGCTGGGGCTGGGAACGAGCGATCCACCCACACGACCTGCTGACCGTCACCAACCAGTGGGGACGGGCCCGGGCCGGTGGCGACGGGGTGTGGGTCCGGCTGCGGCTGCTGCGGCCCGACGGGCTGCACCGCGCCGCCATCCTGCAGGCCGTGGCGACCGCCGCGGGTGCCGGGGGTGCCCGGTTCATCGGGACCCTGACGCCGCTGCCGCCCGTGCCGGCCTGGCCGCCGCTGGGCCCGTCGGTCCGCGCGAGCCGGCTCGGGGTCGAGCCTGGCGGCCCTGGCGTCCCGACGTGGGGGGCCGAGTGGACGGACCTGCCGACCCGAGCCGGGGGCCCAGAGCGGTCCGCCCTCCAGCACCAGTCGAGGGAGCCGGCCGACGAGCAGGGGCCGACTGTCCCCGTGGCGTTGCCGCGGCCGCGCACCGGCCAGGAGCCGTCGCTGCCGCCGGCCGACCGCCTCGGCGGGGCCGACCGCGACGACACGCACGGCTGGGGCGCGGGGCCGGCCTGGGACGCCGTACGCGCCTGGCCCGGCCCGCGCGGCCGGAATCACGCCGACTCCACCGACCCGCGCCACGGCGACGAACGAGACGACGGCGGCCCGGACTGGTGGGACGGCGCCACCGCCCCCGACGGGCCGCCGGACCGACACCGATCCGGCGGGGTTCCCGGCGACGACGAACCGGACGCCGATGACCCGCACGACCTGGGTGACCTAGGTGACCTGGGCCCGGCGGACTTCCCACTCGGGCTGGGCGAACGCGACCGGCCCCGTGAACGGCCAAGACGCGACCACCTCACCTGGGATGGTGACCGCCGACGGGCGACCGCGCCCGACGGCGGCGACAGCTGGCCCGGCAGGGCCGACCCGCAGTCACCGCCGACGCTGGGCGGCGAATGGCGCTCGGCGATCGCGCTGCACGGCCGCGCCGTCGACGGCCACCGCGCGGACGGTCAGGACCCGCGCCGGGGGCCCCTCGGCGGTAGTCACGAAAGCCGGCATGCGGACCACGCCAGGTGGGCCCACGGCGGAGGCCAGGGCGCAGGCCGCGGCCACGGCGCGGGCGGCACCGGCGGCGGGAGGGGCACCGGTGGCGAGGGGCAGGCGGGCGGCCACGGTTCCGGCGACGGCGGCCACGGCCGGTTCGACCGGATGCCGCCCGCCGAGTGCGGCTGCCTCTACGGCGAGCTGGCCCGCGCCGAGGCCGCGTGTCGTGACCGGGAGCGCTGGCTGACCAGCCTGCTTGCCGAGCTGCCCGCCGCGGTACTGCTCGCCGACGCGCACAGCCAGGTGGTGGGCGTCAACCAGGCGTACTGCGACCTGTTCGACCTGGCCGAGGCCCCGGTCGACCTGGTCGGCACCGACTGCCGGCTGTTGCTGCGGCCGCGGGCCGGGCTGGTGGACGACCCGGCCGGCTTCGCCGACCGCCTCGACACCCTGTTGCGCCGCCGCAGGACGCTGCGCCGGGAGGCCGTGATGTTCGCCGACGGCCGCGTCTTCGAGCGCAGCCATCTGCCGCTGGTCAGCCCTGACGGCTACCGCGGCCACCTCTGGCTCTACATCGACGTCACCGACCGGCGGATCCTCGACGCCGAGATCGAAGGCCTGATCTCGGAGCTCTGACCCCGGCACGCAGCCTGTATCGCGAGCCCCCACCCGCCATCGCTGTTTGAGCCCCGGGGTGGTCGTGGAAACGTCTCCACCACGACCATCCCAGGGCCGAAACGGCGAGCAACGTCCGGCGGGCAGCGGTTCGGGGGACGCCGATCTTGAGGGATTTCGGAGTCAGGTCGACCTTCGTCTGGTTGACCGACGATCCACGGGGCGTGGCGTCAGTAGCTCAGGTCTTCAAGACCGCGGGACTGGAGCTCGCGGGCCTGGCCGACCCAGTCGTCGGAGAGGATGCGGCTGCCGAACCCGTCAAGCCTGGCCGAGAGCCGGTCGACGTCGGTGTCTCCCATCGCCGCCAACTGGCTGAACGAGGTGATGCCGAGTGTGCGCAGCCGCGCCTCGATCACCGGGCCGATGCCGACAATCTCCTTGAGGTTGTCGGTCGAGGGCACCGGCTCGGCGGGCCCACCCCAGGACGGCGGCACCGGCTCGTCAACGTCGTCGGCGACAGGCTCAGCCACGACGGCCTCAGGCACGACGACCTCGGGCTCGGCCGCCTCCGGCTCGAAAACGACGGCCTCAGGCACAGGCTCGGGCTCGACGTCGTCAGACACGACGACCTGAGAGACGACCGGCTCGGACACGACGGGCTCGGGCACGACGGGCTCGGGGCCAAGCTCGTCGGGCTTGGACGCGCCGGCCTCGGCAGGCACCGGCTCGGGCACGAGCACCGGCTCGGCGGCAGGCGTAGGCGCGAGCACCTCCCGGTCAGGCCCGGGAACCGTGCGGGCGTCGGCGTCCAGGATCTCCTGGACGACCGCGTCCAGCGCCGCGGTGTCGACGGCGGGCGGCTCGGTCCCGTTCGGGCCACCGTCGGCCGGGCCCGCGGCACTGCCGGCCGGCACCAGGGCGGCCAGGGCGGTGCGCTGCCGGGCGGGCACCGTGCGCGCCGCGCCCGTCGAGCGGCCCGGGACCCGGGTGCCACCGAGGGCCACCACCCGACCGGTGGTCGGGGCGAACAGATCAGCGCCATCCACCAGGTCGGTACGGTCCGCGACATCGACGCTGTCCACCGCGGCGACCTCGGCGACGTCGGTCCGGCCGGCAGCCCCGTCGACCGTCCTGGCCACGGGCTCGTCGGCCGGAGCGGAACCCGCTGGGGCATCGACGGACGCGGCGTCGAGGTCACCGTGCGCACGGCTCGCGGCCCACGCCTCGGCGATCGACTCGGCCTCGGCGATCCGGACCAGCAGGCCGGCACGCTCGGCGGCCCATTCCGCCTGCCGGCGATCCAGCCGCTCCGTGACGGCCGCGGCCTGGTGCGCGGCTTCCTCCACCTCGGTGCGCACGATCGCCAGCCGAGCCGAGAACCGGGCGGCCCGCGCCTCCGCCTCGGCCAGCGCGGTCTGCAGCCGGCGGGTCTCCCGGCTCTGCTCGTCGGCGGCCTCGCCGCGCAGCTCGGCCTCGATCTGGGCCATCCGCGCCTGCGCCGCGTCGACCTGCTCGACCGCCGTCGCGACCTGGCGCTCGGCCGCGCTCACTCGGCTCTCCGACTCCCCGACCTGCTGCTCGGCCGCGGCGAGCCGGGTCACCAGCTCCGCGTTCTCCACCGCGCTGCGCTCCTCCTGCCGGCGCAGCCAGTCCGTCAGCGCGGCAAGGCGGTCCTCATCCAGTTCCGCGAGCCCGCTCCGGGCCCGCCCGTCCGCCCGATCACCGTCGGAGGCAGCCGCGGCCGGGCCAGGTCGGTCCTCGGCGCCCGCCGTGGCGGACGACGCGCGCTGCCGGCGCAGCGGGCGGATCAGGAAGATCCAGGCGAGTGCGGCGCCCAGCACGAGCGCGATCAGCACGAACACCAGGACCTGCCCGAAGAGGTACAGCACGGGAAACCAGCCTCCCTCCCGCGCCGGGCTCCGGGCGTGGGCGGTCGAACGCGGACAGCAGTCAGATCGAGCACAAGACGGTCGAGCGGCGGGAACGGCAGCACACCGCCGGGCGCCACGGTTGGAGTGCCGTAGCGACCTGCTGGTGATTGGAGGTTGGCGACGCGCGTCAGCCGCGACCACGCGGGTCCTCGTTGTCCGGCTAGATGCCCATCTGACACGGGACAATAGCGCGCCGCACCAGACACAGCGGACAGCGACTCGCCGAACGACACACACCGGACACCGCTGTCCCGCACCGGCCGTCAGCGGCGCACCGGGCGGGTCGGCGCGCCCCTGTCCGGGCAGGTCACAGGCACCTTCGGGCGCGACCGAACTCCGCCCCGGGATCAAGGCCAATAAAGCCAAAACTACGAATCACTCAGGGCGCGAGGCACCCGGGTCAGACGAGGTCGGGCAGTTCCTGGGTCGCGAACCAGAGCAGCTCGTAGCCCTCGGCGCCGTCGACAACGAACGACGCGTCCTCGCCACCGAGGTCCGACTCGATCACCGCGTCCGCGGCGGCCGCCACCGCGGCCTCGGCGGCGGTGTCGTCGACGTGGATCGCCTGCACCGCCGTCAGCGGCACCGGGACTGTCACCTCGACCACGCCACGGTCCAGGTCGTCGCGGACCCGGATGGCCGCGTCGTCGACGTCGGCGGCGAAGACCACCCGGCGCCTGGGCGCGGTGGCGTCGGCGTCCAGCAGCCGGAGACAGGCCCGCGCGGCGGCGAGCAGCGCGGCGTACTCCATCTCCTCGGTGTCCGACTGGGCGTACCACTCCCGGACCGCCGGGGTCACCCCGAACGCGAGTCCGGCGGGTACCGAGCGGTCGGCGAGCACCGTCCGCGCGGCCGTCAACGTTGACGGAAGGTAGACGCGCACGTAGCCAGTGTGCCCCTGACACCGGCCGTCGCCGCGCGGCACCCCCTCGATTGATAGCTCACTGTGACGGACTTGGTTACGCGGAGCGATTCGCGGGCATCGACACCACCAGTGACGGCGGCAGGTCTGGTCGCCAGCCCGATCGCACATCGCGGAGGGGGGTCAGCGCGATGACAG is a genomic window of Pseudofrankia inefficax containing:
- a CDS encoding DUF6912 family protein; translated protein: MRVYLPSTLTAARTVLADRSVPAGLAFGVTPAVREWYAQSDTEEMEYAALLAAARACLRLLDADATAPRRRVVFAADVDDAAIRVRDDLDRGVVEVTVPVPLTAVQAIHVDDTAAEAAVAAAADAVIESDLGGEDASFVVDGAEGYELLWFATQELPDLV
- a CDS encoding CpaF family protein; translated protein: MRLDEERRTLVAAVRGGPYPAGLGAGPGPAGGLGAGAPAGWPDAASLVENEVRELVRRRALDPAREPVVVRRLVDDVLGDYEERVLTSDLPPIVDRELVARLVYDAVAGFGPLQRHLDDPAVEEIWINEPGRVFIARHGRSELTTTILTGDQVQDLVERMLKTSGRRVDLSTPFVDAMLPDGSRLHVVIPDVTRLHWSVNIRKFILSASSLDELVAKGTLPPSAAAFLEASVIAGLNIIIAGGTQAGKTTMLNCLGSAIPARERVISCEEVFELRLRAPDWVAMQTRQANLEGTGEIRLRRLIKEALRMRPDRLLVGEVRQEEALDLLIALNSGLPGMCSLHANSAREAVTKLCTLPLLAGENVSHNFVVPTVAASVDLVVHLIKDAHGRRRVTEIVALPGRAEGDVVEVAQIFRSYGDTLVRAEGYPPHPDRFARAGYDLAALLAPPDRGWPEIAVER
- a CDS encoding PAS domain-containing protein; this translates as MNGASDGHPGDEGGDLARGTEPAREASLGEAVLGATSAADEADRAEEADGPGWAAGDRPAEVAESAVADAAAAAGWEIFRRVAMSCPVPVFATDAVGRHVFVNPRWSELTGVDPDEALGWGWERAIHPHDLLTVTNQWGRARAGGDGVWVRLRLLRPDGLHRAAILQAVATAAGAGGARFIGTLTPLPPVPAWPPLGPSVRASRLGVEPGGPGVPTWGAEWTDLPTRAGGPERSALQHQSREPADEQGPTVPVALPRPRTGQEPSLPPADRLGGADRDDTHGWGAGPAWDAVRAWPGPRGRNHADSTDPRHGDERDDGGPDWWDGATAPDGPPDRHRSGGVPGDDEPDADDPHDLGDLGDLGPADFPLGLGERDRPRERPRRDHLTWDGDRRRATAPDGGDSWPGRADPQSPPTLGGEWRSAIALHGRAVDGHRADGQDPRRGPLGGSHESRHADHARWAHGGGQGAGRGHGAGGTGGGRGTGGEGQAGGHGSGDGGHGRFDRMPPAECGCLYGELARAEAACRDRERWLTSLLAELPAAVLLADAHSQVVGVNQAYCDLFDLAEAPVDLVGTDCRLLLRPRAGLVDDPAGFADRLDTLLRRRRTLRREAVMFADGRVFERSHLPLVSPDGYRGHLWLYIDVTDRRILDAEIEGLISEL
- a CDS encoding type II secretion system F family protein produces the protein MSLAATGALLGLVAGIGLVIVAIRSPRARRIRYADRIEPYLRDTPAPSRLLDDSAAHAARRSARVAPTPLAAVEALARPFLEDAARRLDRFLGGRAGLVRRLTQAGGRTSVEEFRTQQVILAVAGGLVGAVLLVPRAVIGVGPPPVVGVALIVAGVAGGVVGREWWLTRAIRAREDRMLMEFPTIAELLALAVTAGESPVGALERVARLTHGELGYELRLALADARAGATLVQALEGIATRTTLGSLARFVDGMAVAIERGTPLADVLRAQAVDVREAGRRQLLESGGRKEIAMMVPVVFLVLPTTVIFAFYPALVSFTFFAQ
- a CDS encoding type II secretion system F family protein translates to MGIFVGLLFGLGMFLIVGPRAPRRRSAAEPGWRRSTTELLAQAGVRGLGPGQFVAVSVAIGVVVGFVIFAVTATWSLGFAFFVFAAFLPRTLVARRRRARMADLRGMWPDVVDNLASAVRAGMSLPEGLAAVGQRGPAPLRGAFTRFGEEYRASGSFSSCLDKLADELADPVADRIIESLRLAREVGGTDLGRLLRTLSTFLREDARTRAELETRQSWTVNAARLALAAPWVVLLLLATRGQNVSAYDSPTGVAVLVGGGAVSVFAYVVMKRIGRLPEEGRVLRP